One region of Trichoderma breve strain T069 chromosome 7 map unlocalized scaffold00007, whole genome shotgun sequence genomic DNA includes:
- a CDS encoding HEC/Ndc80p family domain-containing protein, with protein sequence MSQDTGLWSVRRKRETLGGLSTNSGIPAPGSTMKRQNQGPSTYGTAHGRSMSGSRHSLAVTRPNQPMFQRASSGANLGDIGLSSIKRTSFQQPRATYNPGAFTPLAARPSTDSDRRSSVYRPRQSTVGPVSHQSFFQTTPQAAGVPRDPRPLRDRSFQARIAQELMDYMVQNNFEMEMKHSLSQNILKSPTQKDFNFMFQWLYHRIDPSHKFQKNIDQEVPPILKQLRYPFERSITKSQIAAVGGQNWSTFLGLLHWMMQLAQMLEGYASNRYIDACLDVGVDVSGDQIIFNFLSSAYRDWLAMDDDMGDEDAERLLAPHVEAMARAFEESNSKYTAELEMLEAENERLSKEIEDLEKSTPDPAVLDNHFKIMEEDRVKFEDYNELAVQRSEKYEARIQVLQEELNKVVEELKEADEERRGLQRAVDAQGISMQDIDRMTSERERLQRGIESAGQRLEEIKKKVMEKEAEASRKLDELERVVDKYNTIAYQIALIPATAANAKGRDYELQVILNENELNSSTWKSSSTTHTPATDRLLVDATTGYQPGHVLNLDLRGQVRSSFISLRKEIAERRSVVMDDMMKDHELLDGIKEAIEDKRNEVEALNHRVRAAEEEYEKTKEVATAQKMGSDAQIEKMEKELSRMRAGLTESVQLLEQREINTTIEYEQLVLRANSLREELHTEIDRMLNDVIKFKIHVQKSLDDYEGFVADELEKELGGDEIMQDETRTLPDI encoded by the exons ATGTCTCAAGACACGGGCCTGTGGAGCGTCCGCAGGAAAAGAGAG ACGCTCGGCGGCCTCAGTACAAATAGCGGCATCCCGGCTCCAGGGTCGACAATGAAGCGCCAGAATCAGGGACCCTCCACCTACGGCACCGCCCACGGCCGCTCCATGTCGGGATCTAGGCACTCCCTGGCTGTGACGCGCCCGAACCAGCCAATGTTCCAACGCGCATCGTCCGGCGCAAACCTGGGCGACATTGGCCTGTCCTCTATCAAGCGAACGTCTTTTCAGCAGCCTAGAGCAACATACAACCCGGGCGCCTTTACCCCGTTGGCTGCGAGACCGTCAACGGATAGCGATAGACGGAGCAGCGTGTATCGTCCGCGGCAATCCACAGTCGGGCCCGTGAGCCACCAGAGCTTTTTCCAGACCACGCCCCAGGCAGCCGGCGTCCCTCGCGATCCGCGGCCGCTGAGAGACCGATCCTTCCAAGCCCGAATCGCCCAAGAGCTGATGGACTACATGGTGCAAAACAActttgagatggaaatgaagcATTCGTTATCACAAAACATTCTCAAGTCGCCGACGCAGAAGGACTTCAACTTCATGTTCCAGTGGCTCTACCATCGAATCGACCCCAGTCACAAATTCCAGAAGAATATTGACCAAGAGGTGCCGCCCATTCTTAAGCAGCTTCGATACCCGTTTGAGCGCAGCATCACAAAAAGCCAGATTGCAGCCGTGGGCGGCCAGAATTGGAGTACTTTTCTCGGTCTGCTCCATTGGATGATGCAGCTGGCCCAAATGCTTGAGGGCTATGCCAGCAATCGGTATATAGATGCTTGCCTCGACGTCGGCGTCGATGTAAGTGGCGACCagatcatcttcaacttccttAGTAGTGCATACAGAGACTGGCTCGCTATGGACGACGACATGggcgacgaggatgccgagCGACTACTGGCCCCCCACGTTGAGGCCATGGCAAGGGCATTTGAAGAGTCCAATTCAAAGTACACAGCCGAGCTTGAGATGCTCGAGGCCGAGAACGAGAGATTGTCCAAGGAAATCGAGGACCTTGAAAAGTCCACCCCGGACCCTGCCGTCTTGGATAACCATTTCAAAATCATGGAAGAGGATCGTGTCAAGTTTGAAGACTACAACGAGCTCGCCGTTCAGCGATCGGAAAAATACGAAGCCCGCATTCAAGTTTTACAAGAGGAGCTAAACAAGGTTGtagaagagctgaaagaagCCGATGAGGAACGACGAGGACTCCAAAGAGCTGTTGACGCCCAAGGCATTAGCATGCAGGATATTGACCGCATGACTTCTGAACGGGAACGTCTGCAACGGGGTATCGAGTCGGCCGGACAGCGCTTGGAAGAGATTAAGAAAAAGGTCATGGAaaaggaggccgaggccagCCGAAAGCTTGATGAGCTGGAGCGCGTGGTGGACAAGTACAACACCATTGCCTACCAAATAGCCCTCATACCAGCTACCGCAGCCAATGCTAAGGGCAGGGACTACGAGCTGCAGGTTATCCTTAACGAGAACGAGCTGAATTCATCCACCTGGAAGAGCTCCAGCACAACACATACCCCAGCGACAGACCGACTATTGGTTGATGCCACAACCGGCTATCAACCAGGACACGTCCTTAACCTAGATCTCAGGGGCCAAGTCCGCAGCAGCTTCATATCTTTGCGAAAGGAGATTGCAGAGCGACGAAGCGTTGTAATGGACGATATGATGAAGGACCACGAGCTCTTGGATGGCATTaaggaggccattgaggaCAAGCGGAACGAGGTTGAAGCCTTGAATCACAGGGTTAGGGCTGCAGAAGAGGAGTATGAAAAGACGAAAGAGGTTGCTACGGCGCAGAAGATGGGATCCGACGCACAAAtcgaaaagatggaaaaggaaCTATCCAGAATGCGAGCCGGCCTGACAGAGTCTGTGCAGCTGCTAGAGCAACGCGAGATCAACACGACCATTGA ATACGAGCAGCTTGTATTGCGGGCCAACTCGCTGCGAGAAGAGCTACACACGGAGATTGACCGCATGCTAAACGACGTGATCAAGTTCAAGATTCACGTGCAAAAGAGCTTGGACGACTACGAGGGTTTTGTAGCCGAtgagctggaaaaggagcTGGGAGGTGACGAGATAATGCAGGATGAGACTCGGACACTGCCTGATATTTAG
- a CDS encoding ankyrin repeats (many copies) domain-containing protein, which produces MSANMSVSTLTQQCLDKFHEAMSQKNDSGHQDHLENRLAGFNLWVDNVGALAKSGASLDSRFRSRPDDLDLVKNILNLLSDFLDENLAKIGIAIRRTGKASRSRKAYQSFNPDEHHEFKQHLECLILLRPNEDRHHLSGLEISSINELKDSPSAESSEKNGISKTKLEQLAKSRMEDLASSKLNEIQKRLVDANLRRRHNFLLAQKRSQRVKKTAQTNFTPDKHQSDIVPLKIAKVPLRAKVIDQANVLASMEPKDVPTQNIAAPTVTGYTIASTAEGTLQFDLAKSQQRAPTVAPSQISFIAANTEFPKPPSSFQSQFMFKCPCCCQSLPSEDFASPSRWRQHLIEDLCPYTCIAQSCPTPDKLFTTRKAWELHFENDHSPQWQCLLCSEDDEPFSSEEDITTHTLTQHKQELSKYELSFLLSSAEVRYMGLEACPLCSSHGPRDSTELVDHVVHHAYEFALRALPWPQSVKENLNKPIGTFSLPEDASNSEQLEKWLDNLEGSAKELSISSFDKMDHSLPEEDGKTLEEDYFANNGYFEDRETADSFKRQTAQGRSSIVWSESSGPDLANQDGVNDPTQAEIDFSAAVSRGDENAVRSMIEDCQTFDSDGKIRKRALMAAVQGGHVAIVKELLGSGIEINSQDKRGQTALFFATERNDVSMVRYLIKSGIDIDIKDHNGLTALHIAILQGDKELISALFTHEIYQSFTDKRVNELLSWAGEKGLHPGYKVLSRLRTRYMSTPSGTWQPFKVTTHTREVQKMTQVNGLTTLIDSMIEPVYFRLLDALPRETKRVSFSLDGKYIATGNSRGYVEVFNFETKKSIFQMDLKTNFYVWGICFSPDGKYLATASRRSVEVFNIATKVLQHYFPHGDIVYALDVSKDGRLLAYGGGSGTVHIWDLKRGVEIRTFRAGEKIIFGVKISPDSSFVAAGGWDGNAYTWDLKKKPSEVKGFRHGRIVHRLTLSSDGKYLVTGGDPSLKLWDLDTGACLSNFENTNSLVTALSMTPDDRWIATTLGDGSVRFWDLTTGRSHCIFDAHKKRISYMAISPLGGYFVTASRDGMRIWSYGTPGSDEMGQ; this is translated from the exons ATGTCCGCTAACATGTCAGTCTCAACCCTCACACAGCAATGCCTCGACAAATTTCATGAGGCAATGAGCCAGAAAAATGATTCGGGGCATCAAGATCACCTGGAAAACAGACTTGCAGGCTTCAACCTGTGGGTGGATAACGTCGGAGCCCTGGCCAAGTCGGGCGCATCTCTCGACTCCAGATTCCGATCCCGGCCTGACGACCTAGATTTAGTGAAAAACATCTTGAATCTTCTTTCGGATTTCTTAGACGA AAACCTGGCGAAAATTGGAATCGCGATACGCCGAACCGGCAAAGCTTCGAGAAGTCGCAAGGCCTATCAGTCATTCAACCCAGATGAGCACCACGAGTTCAAACAGCATCTGGAGTGTTTGATACTTCTTCGACCCAATGAAGATCGGCATCACCTATCTGGGCTGGAAATCTCTAGTATCAATGAGCTCAAGGATTCCCCATCAGCCGAGTCAAGCGAGAAGAATGGCATATCAAAGACCAAGCTTGAACAATTAGCTAAATCAAGGATGGAAGATCTCGCTTCCTCGAAGCTGAACGAAATTCAAAAAAGACTGGTTGACGCCAACCTCAGACGCAGACATAACTTTTTGTTAGCTCAAAAGAGGTCCCAGCGTGTCAAAAAAACGGCACAAACCAACTTCACCCCAGATAAGCATCAGTCTGACATTGTTCCTCTTAAAATCGCAAAAGTCCCACTCAGGGCCAAGGTGATAGACCAAGCCAATGTTCTTGCATCCATGGAACCTAAAGACGTGCCAACACAAAACATAGCAGCGCCTACTGTGACTGGTTATACAATTGCATCAACAGCCGAGGGGACTTTGCAGTTCGATCTGGCCAAAAGTCAGCAACGCGCACCAACCGTTGCTCCCTCCCAGATCTCATTCATTGCTGCCAACACTGAGTTTCCGAAGCCTCCGTCGTCCTTTCAAAGTCAATTCATGTTTAAATGTCCTTGTTGTTGTCAATCTCTGCCTAGTGAGGACTTTGCAAGTCCTAGTAGATGGAG GCAACATCTTATCGAAGATCTATGTCCATACACTTGTATCGCACAGTCGTGCCCAACGCCGGATAAGCTTTTCACCACTAGAAAAGCATGGGAACTCCATTTTGAGAATGATCATTCACCTCAATGGCAGTGTTTGTTATGcagcgaagatgatgagccgTTTTCATCAGAAGAAGATATAACTACACACACGCTGACTCAACACAAACAAGAGTTGTCAAAATACGAGCTCTCGTTTCTTCTATCCTCTGCTGAGGTGCGATATATGGGACTCGAAGCGTGTCCGCTGTGCTCATCACATGGACCACGAGACTCGACAGAGTTGGTTGACCACGTGGTGCATCATGCTTATGAATTTGCTCTTCGTGCTCTTCCATGGCCCCAATCTGTAAAAGAAAATCTTAACAAGCCGATAGGAACGTTTTCTCTACCAGAGGATGCTTCAAACTCTGAACAGCTTGAGAAATGGCTTGACAATTTAGAAGGGTCTGCGAAAGAGCTCTCTATATCTTCGTTTGACAAAATGGACCACTCACTGCCGGAGGAAGACGGTAAAACCCTTGAAGAAGACTATTTTGCAAACAACGGCTACTTTGAAGATAGGGAAACGGCAGATTCCTTCAAACGTCAAACGGCTCAAGGACGGTCTTCAATAGTATGGAGCGAGTCGTCTGGCCCAGATCTCGCTAATCAAGATGGTGTGAACGATCCTACACAAGCTGAAATAGATTTTTCTGCAGCTGTGTCACGAGGAGACGAAAATGCCGTTCGCTCTATGATTGAAGATTGCCAAACGTTTGATAGCGACGGcaaaataagaaaaagagcaTTAATGGCTGCTGTCCAGGGAGGACATGTCGCAATTGTCAAAGAGCTCCTCGGTAGTGGCATTGAAATCAACTCACAAGATAAACGCGGCCAGACAGCACTATTCTTTGCTACGGAACGAAATGACGTATCAATGGTGCGATATCTTATCAAGTCGGGTATTGATATAGATATTAAGGATCACAATGGCCTGACAGCATTGCACATAGCCATTCTCCAAGGTGATAAAGAATTGATCAGTGCGCTATTTACTCACGAAATTTATCAAAGCTTCACAGATAAACGTGTGAATGAGCTGTTATCATGGGCAGGAGAGAAAGGTCTCCATCCTGGTTATAAAGTCCTAAGCAGACTACGGACAAGATATATGTCAACTCCGAGCGGCACCTGGCAACCTTTTAAGGTCACAACTCACACTAGGGAGGTACAAAAGATGACACAAGTCAATGGCTTGACTACTCTTATCGATTCTATGATAGAGCCTGTATATTTCCGCCTGCTCGACGCTCTGCCGCGCGAGACTAAGAGAGTCTCTTTCAGTCTTGACGGAAAGTATATCGCGACCGGTAACAGCAGAGGATATGTAGAGGTTTTCAACTTTGAGACGAAGAAAAGCATATTTCAAATGGACCTGAAAACAAATTTCTACGTCTGGGGTATCTGTTTTAGCCCTGATGGGAAATATTTAGCCACTGCGTCCCGTCGCAGTGTCGAG GTATTTAATATTGCAACGAAAGTCTTACAACACTATTTTCCTCACGGCGACATTGTTTATGCACTTGATGTCTCAAAAGATGGTCGTTTGCTCGCATATGGCGGTGGCAGTGGCACTGTTCACATTTGGGATTTGAAAAGAGGAGTCGAAATCAGGACTTTTAGGGCAGGTGAAAAGATTATCTTCGGCGTAAAAATATCTCCGGATTCCTCTTTTGTAGCTGCAGGTGGCTGGGACGGCAATGCCTACACTTGGGatttgaaaaaaaagccctCAGAGGTAAAGGGGTTTCGCCACGGGCGTATCGTTCATCGCCTGACTCTCTCTTCAGATGGCAAGTATTTGGTTACAGGGGGGGATCCTTCTCTCAAATTATGGGATCTGGACACTGGCGCATGTCTTTCAAACTTCGAGAATACCAACTCTCTGGTTACTGCGCTGTCAATGACTCCAGACGATAGGTGGATCGCAACTACCTTAGGAGACGGATCAGTCCGGTTCTGGGATCTGACAACAGGCAGAAGTCACTGCATATTCGATGCACACAAGAAACGTATCAGCTACATGGCGATTAGCCCCCTAGGCGGCTATTTTGTGACAGCTTCCAGAGATGGTATGCGTATCTGGTCATATGGTACTCCGGGGAGCGATGAAATGGGACAGTAG
- a CDS encoding subtilase family domain-containing protein, with protein MQMAHWQDFHLTIEPEDSTVIEENATPQPAFCNLVDTRHYARVEIGFDPSKSQFQFHRNKKLETEPGPGRGESLADVLRGFQLLPKDKIILAYTIAQAYHHFYDSDLMRIKWTSEKIWFMPPTEENDEIFLRPYLIFPFGTRDDPEEDFVDDARLVHQHPRILAIGTLLLEIGLSKPFQSVPQRNRISQANRDHKIADDWLKNFKKVEWGGLKDKSIFDKAIEYCIREGKMLVDRQNKLGPVGKGTDSSAKTLLDKQEGILARRKKFYKNVVRPLKYLAETGFGHKIGNTLSIRRKPRAVPLDTGLPDELSKLEASFHSGNTVKPKEWLKDLNSIGTIIERQRRTHGVRTAIRVAILDTGNDEGDNGSASWHIKSKRDFADGSAINMTDTFGHGTLMARLVRHCTPSAEIIIARVAKNTKDLEASQENIKEAILWAGVECQADVISMSFGFPRDHKGIDNAIKSVQAQREGSVIFLASAGNSSFEDENFPARHSSVISIYAANCRGTFMETNPRLPDGAAAIWGTYGSDVPDKFCADIQAKHPGVCQPGSSIATAVAAAICSTMIAYADLLPCLEPSAKGDHELSRLKLLRRKSGMEALFKSMAKKNDGSRMWFVDPISFWRDTSDQDSAKHLTRFSVIHSCLQRVSSQQANTS; from the exons ATGCAGATGGCTCACTGGCAAGATTTCCATTTGACAAT AGAGCCAGAGGATAGCACAGTTATTGAAGAAAATGCAACTCCTCAGCCGGCATTTTGCAATCTAGTGGATACGCGGCACTACGCCCGTGTAGAGATTGGCTTTGATCCATCCAAAAGCCAGTTCCAATTCCACAGGAACAAAAAACTCGAAACTGAGCCTGGGCCTGGGCGTGGAGAAAGCCTTGCTGATGTGCTACGCGGATTCCAACTACTACCCAAAGATAAAATCATACTAGCATACACCATTGCGCAGGCTTATCATCACTTCTACGACTCAGACTTGATGCGTATCAAGTGGACGAGCGAGAAGATTTGGTTCATGCCTCCTACTGAAGAGAATGATGAGATATTCTTGCGACCATACTTGATATTCCCATTTGGAACGAGGGACGacccagaagaagattttgTAGATGATGCAAGGCTAGTTCACCAGCATCCCCGGATTCTGGCTATTGGgacgttgctgctggaaatTGGACTTTCCAAGCCTTTTCAATCTGTTCCCCAACGCAATAGGATCTCACAAGCCAACCGCGACCATAAAATCGCTGACGATTGGTTAAAAAATTTCAAAAAAGTTGAATGGGGTGGGCTTAAGGACAAATCGATCTTTGATAAAGCGATTGAATACTGCATTCGAGAAGGCAAAATGCTTGTTGATAGGCAGAACAAACTCGGCCCAGTTGGCAAAGGTACAGATTCGTCGGCTAAAACATTGCTGGATAAACAAGAAGGCATTTTGGcacgaagaaagaaattTTACAAGAATGTGGTGCGTCCGCTAAAGTACCTTGCCGAGACTGGCTTTGGACATAAAATTGGAAACACACTTAGCATACGCAGGAAACCAAGAGCAGTCCCTTTAGATACAGGGTTGCCGGACGAACTATCCAAGCTTGAGGCATCGTTTCATTCTGGGAATACGGTAAAGCCCAAGGAGTGGCTTAAAGATTTAAATTCCATCGGCACGATAATTGAACGGCAACGGCGAACCCACGGAGTGAGAACAGCGATCCGCGTAGCAATCTTAGATACTGGCAATGACGAAGGCGATAACGGCAGCGCATCATGGCATATTAAGAGTAAACGAGACTTTGCGGACGGCTCGGCCATCAATATGACTGACACATTTGGTCACGGCACCTTGATGGCAAGACTCGTTAGGCATTGTACCCCTTCAGCTGAGATCATTATAGCCCGTGTGGCGAAGAACACAAAAGATCTGGAAGCTAGCCAGGAAAACATCAAAGAG GCAATTCTATGGGCCGGTGTGGAATGCCAGGCTGATGTCATTTCCATGTCCTTTGGATTCCCAAGAGATCATAAAGGCATTGACAATGCCATCAAGTCAGTCCAAGCGCAGCGAGAAGGGTCTGTGATATTCTTAGCGAGTGCTGGCAACTCCTCTTTTGAGGATGAAAACTTTCCTGCTCGTCACTCTTCGGTGATATCTATATATGCTGCCAATTGTCGCGGCACTTTCATGGAGACAAATCCTCGGCTGCCTGACGGGGCTGCTGCTATATGGGGCACCTACGGAAGTGACGTTCCAGACAAATTCTGCGCAGATATACAGGCGAAGCATCCTGGGGTTTGCCAACCGGGATCATCAATTGCCACAGCCGTAGCAGCGGCTATCTGCTCTACTATGATTGCGTATGCTGATCTTTTGCCCTGTCTCGAGCCATCTGCAAAGGGAGACCATGAGTTATCCCGACTTAAGCTGCTTCGAAGAAAGAGCGGCATGGAAGCGCTGTTCAAGTCCATGGCGAAAAAAAATGACGGCAGTAGGATGTGGTTTGTAGACCCAATATCGTTCTGGAGGGATACATCAGACCAAGACTCTGCCAAGCATCTTACGAGATTCTCTGTGATCCATTCATGTCTGCAACGTGTCAGCTCTCAGCAGGCAAATACGTCTTGA